The following proteins come from a genomic window of Dermacentor albipictus isolate Rhodes 1998 colony chromosome 8, USDA_Dalb.pri_finalv2, whole genome shotgun sequence:
- the LOC135896530 gene encoding uncharacterized protein, with protein sequence MRDKEKASVAGNLERGVPMKTILKRIRTSVASKLRPVHLAECSTLHNIKRQFNIAAPERCHTNDAVSVDMWVLVMKEKGETLVRLYKAQGAVDPSGTFSSADFVLVLMTEPQKELLEKLGPAGTVCLDSTHGTIEYLFELTTLLVLDKVASVVAIAYFICNQMNEQTLTAFFKYLESAMAKKVAAKTLISDDASQFYKAWSRVMGAAKQKLLCAWHVDNNWRKKTLECVERQLRPHVYHSVWLLLEFLAEKAFEDYFKQFLSSEEEKLRDFLKYFKDHYAVRPQEWAYRFRTRAAVNTNMHLESKHRTLKHTMLERKQNKHGDKLISNHLSLLKGSHIKCQK encoded by the coding sequence atgcgtgacaaggaaaaggccagcgtagcagggaacctagaaaggggtgtgcccatgaaaaccattctaaagcgaataagaacatctgtggcatccaagctgaggccagtgcacttggcagagtgctcaaccctgcataacatcaaacggcagtttaacattgctgctcctgaacgttgtcacactaatgacgctgtcagtgtagacatgtgggtgcttgtgatgaaagaaaaaggtgaaacacttgtccgcctgtacaaggcacaaggtgcagtggacccaagtggtacattttcttcagcagactttgttcttgttctgatgacagagcctcagaaggagctactagaaaaattgggccctgcagggactgtatgtcttgactccacacatgGAACTATAGAGTACCTGTTTGAGCTGACCACTCTTCTGGTGCTAGATAAAGTAGCATCAGTTGTAgctatagcttatttcatctgcaaccagatgaacgagcaaactttgacagcattcttcaaatatctggagtcggccatggccaaaaaagtggccgctaagacattgatatctgatgatgcctcgcaattttacaaagcatggtccagggtcatgggtgccgcaaaacagaaacttctctgtgcctggcatgtggataacaattggcgtaagaagacactcgagtgtgtagagagacagctaaggccacatgtttaccatagtgtgtggctactcttagagttcctcgcggaaaaggcatttgaagattattttaagcaattcctttctagtgaggaagaaaaactgagggacttcctgaagtatttcaaagaccactatgcagttaggccgcaagagtgggcctatcgctttaggactagagcagctgtcaacactaacatgcaccttgagagcaagcacaggacgttaaagcatactatgctggagagaaaacagaataagcatgGTGACAAACTCATCTCAAACCATCTCAGTCTATTAAAGGGCTCTCATATAAAGTGTCAAAAGTga